The Vampirovibrio chlorellavorus genome includes the window GAAATGGCCAAGCTCTTTCAGTTTCTGGACGCCGCTGTTCGGGAGCGGGTGCTGGATAACACCCTGAAAATCGCTGACAAGATTGACTTCAAGATGAAGCAAGGGGAGTCCATTTTGCCGGACTATCCCATTCCCGAAGGCACCACGCTGGAGAGCGAGCTGGAGCGGGAAGTGATGGAAACCGCCCGGGAGCGCTTTCCTGAAATTACGCCTGAGATTCAGGAGCGGCTGGACTTTGAGCTGCGCATTATCAACCAGATGGGCTTTCCGGCCTACTTTTTGATTGTGGCCGACTTTATCCGCTACGCCCGGGAGCAGAACATCCCGGTGGGGCCGGGCCGGGGGTCCGCCGCAGGCAGCCTGGTGGCCTTTGTGTTGGGCATTACCGATATTGACCCCCTGGAGCATAATTTGCTGTTTGAGCGATTCCTGAACCCGGAGCGGGTCTCCATGCCGGACGTCGATATTGACTTCTGCATTGACCGGCGGGGGGATGTCATTGAGTACGTGCGCCGCAAGTATGGGGCCGACCGGGTTTGCCAGATTATCACCTACGGCACGCTGGCCGCCCGGGCCGCTTTGAAGGCCGTAGCCCGGGTCATGGAGATTCCCTTTGCGGAAAGCGACAAGTTGGCCAAGATGATTCCCTTTGGGCCTGCCGTCAAGCTGAAAGATGCTTTGGAAGACGGCATGGAGCTGAAAAAACTGTATGACACCGACCCAAAGGTGAAAGAATTGGTGGATCTGGCTTTGGCGTTGGAGGGTACTGCGGTTAGTGTGGGTATGCACGCCGCCGGGGTGGTCATTTCCAAGGACGCTCTGGATACCATTGTGCCGGTGCAGTTCACCAAGGACGGGCATGAGACCGGACAGATCGTCTCCCAGTATCCTATGGGGGATTTGGAGAAGCTGGGCCTGCTGAAGATGGACTTTTTGGGCCTGCGAAACCTGACCATCATTGATAACACCGTGCAAATGGTCAAACAAATCCGGGGAGAAGAGGTGGATATGCGCCACTTGCCGCTGGATGATCAGGATGTCTACGAGATTTTGACCGCAGGCGATACCGATGGCATTTTCCAGCTGGAATCCGGGGGGATGAAGGCCTTGGTGAAGGACCTGAAGCCGTCCGTGTTTGAAGATATTGGCGCCTTGGTAGCCCTGTATCGACCGGGCCCCCTCAATTCGGGGATGGTCAAGCAGTTTGTGGACCGGAAACACGGACGGGCCCAGGTGGAGTACAAGCACCCGGCTCTGGAACCACTACTGAAGGACACCTACGGCACCATCGTTTACCAGGAGCAGATCATGCAGATTGCCCAGTCGCTGGCGGGTTACTCGCTGGGGCAGGCGGACTTGCTGCGTCGGGCCATGGGAAAGAAAAAAGCGGAAATCATGGAGCAGGAGCGGGCCGGTTTTCTGGCGGGCTGCGAAAAAAATAATGTCGATTTGACCATTGCCAACGAGCTGTTTGACACCATGAGCGAGTTTGCGGCCTACTGCTTCAACCGGTCGCACTCGGCAGCCTATGCGCTGGTGGCTTACCAGACCGCTTTCCTCAAAGCGCACTATCCGGTGGAATATTTGTCGGCACTCCTCTCCAGCGTAAGCGGCGATTTGGAGAAGGTGCAGTTTTATATTTTGGCCTGTCGCAAAATGGGTCTTAAAATTCTCCCGCCAGATATTAATAAGTCAGGACAGAATTTTACCCCCGATGGGGACAAAGCTATTCGCTTCGGCATGGCCACCATTAAAAACGTAGGCGTGGGCGTGGTGGAAAACATTATTGCCGCCCGCACGGAAAAACCCTTTGCCTCGCTGGAAGATTTTTGTGAGCGGGTGGATCCCAAGGTGCTGAACCGAAAAACCCTGGAGAGCCTGATTAACAGCGGAGCCTTCACCGAATTTGGGATCTCTCGCAAGCAGTTGTTTGGCAATGTAGAAACCATGACCAATTACGCGGCCAAGTGTCAGGAGCAAAAAATTACCGGACAGGCCAGTTTGTTTTCTCTGCTGGGCGGCGATGATGAAGCCGGTGGGATAGGCGGTTTTGGCGGATTGATTTTATCCGGCGATCCGGCGGAATACAGCGACGAGGAAATTCAGCAACTGGAAAAAGAGCTGCTGGGCTTTTACGTGAGTAGTCATCCCCTGGATAGTTTGCTGGATAAATTGCCCATGATGACCAGCCATGCCATCGCCGAACTCAAGGATTTCCCCGATGGGGTGGATGTGGTCATTGGCGGGTTGATTTCCAGCTTGCAAAAGAAAATCACCAAAACCAACCGGCCCATCTGGATTGGCAAGCTGGAAGATTTTTCCAGCGAGACGGAATTTGTCATGTTTTCCGATGCCATTGAGAAGTGCGGAGAGCGGGTGGCTGAAGGCAAGAAAGTGCTGATTCAGGGGCGCTTGCAATTCCGGGGGGATAATGGGGATCAGTTCAGTATTATCCTGAACGAAGTGCATCCGGTGGACGAGGTGCAACCCTTTCATCTGTTCTTTGACAGTGCGCCCAAGTGGGAAATCTTGCAGACCATTAGCACCATTTTGGTGAAGAATCGTGGGTTTAATCCGGTGATTCTGAACTTTAAAGATGGCACGAGAATTAAAGCGGGCACCAAGTTCTGGATTAATAACAATAACCGGGAGTTGGTGAAAGAAACGCTGGAGTCTCACTTCGGGCAGATTTTAAAGGTAGGTTAATTGTTTTTCAGGGGGGCGTTGCCCCCTGTGACCCCACAGGAGGGGGGACAGAGCTTTTCGCTCGTCCTGTCCCCCCTCCTGCCCCCCTCCTGCCCTCCCCTGCAAAGAATATATTTTAATGTCGAAATGAAAAAAACAGTAAAACCTCCCCTGAGGCCTGATTTGTCATTCCCGAGGAAGCGGGAATCCACGCTGTCTTTCACGTTTGTACTTATTTATTTCTCTTTTTTGATTGCTGGATCTGCGTGGCTCGGCTCAGCGGATTCCCACTTTCGTGAGAATGACAAGAGGTTTGAGGCCTAAGGAAGGTAGGATAGGTTGGCACGATGGAATGGGGAAAGGTTTGTGGATGGTGGCGGATGCTTGGGCGTTTTTCTGGATTCCCACTTTCGTGGGAATGACAGCGCCATAACAAATTGAAAAGACATGCGTGGGGAGGTCTGGAGGGGGGACAGGGCTTACCCTGGACTCTGTTCCCCCTCCAGTGGGGTGCAAGGGGCAAAGCCCCTTGAGAAAGAAAAATCCCTATGCGTAGCAATGACAAAAAACTTTTTAACAAGCCATATCAATTGCAATTCGGGGACGCCAGGCCAGCCGCAAGGCGTTGAGAATGGCCAGCAGATCAATGGCTTCCTGCACCAGTGCCCCTTGCACCGGCGAGAGATAACCCAGGGCCGCCAGCCCCATGCCCAGCAGACTCAGGACCATGCCCCCGATGGCGCATTGCAGGGCGATCCGGCGAAGCAGCAGGCTGATGTGCAAAAGCTCATCCACTTTGACCAGGGTATTTTCCAGGATGACGGCCCCGGCAGCCTCACTGGTGACGCTGCTGTGTTGGCCAAAGGCCAGCCCAACGGTCGCGGTGGCCAGTGCGGGAGCATCATTAATGCCATCGCCCATAAACAGGGTGGGAGCCAATGCCGTTTCCGCTCGAACGATAGCGACTTTTTGCTCGGGGGATTGCTCTGCTAACGTGTTCTGAATGCCCAACACCTCTGCGAGATAGGCCACTTCCGAAGCGCGATCTCCGGACAGCAGCAGGACTTTTTTAAAGCGGTGAGAGGGCCCCAGATGACCAATAAAGGAATGTCCCTCGGCACGGGGGGCATCCCGCAGGCGAAATAGTCCGGCGTATTGATCGTCGCACAGTAGAACGCATTCCAATCCCGCGGCCACCGGCGGCAGGTTGGCTGCCAATTGTGGCCAGAGTCGGTCAATTTTATGCCGGCTGGTCAAATGCCAGCGGTGTCCGTTGACCAGTCCGGATAGGCCCTGTCCCGGCTTTTCGGAGACTTCACCGGCTTTGGGCAGGGGGAGGTTTTCCCGGGCTGCAGCTTCGAGAATAGCGGAGGCCAGTGGATGTTTGGAGTAGCGCTCCAGGCCAGCTGCCGCTTGCAGTAACGCCGATTTTTGAAAGGAAGGGGCTGGTAAAATTTCCGTCACGGCGGGTTTGCCATAGGTGAGCGTCCCGGTTTTGTCAAAAATAGCGGTTTGGCAGGTGGGTAAACGCTCCAGCACCACCGGGTCTTTAATAATAATGCCACGTTTGGCGGCCAGAGAAATGGCGCTGATGATGGTGATGGGAATGGCAATCAACAAAGGACAGGGCGTGGCAATGACCAGCACGGCCAGAAAGCGGACTGCCTCCCCGGTGATAGCCCAGGTAGCCAGTGCCAGCAGCAGGGCTACGGGCGTGAAGATGGTGCCGATCTGGTCTGCCAGGCGGCGCATGCTGGGGCGTTTCTGTTCGGCATCTTGCATCACAGTCATAATGGTGGCGTAGCGGGAGTCAACGGCCCGTTTTTCCGCCCGAATCACCAGAGCGGTTTCCCCGTTAATGGCGCCGGACAGGATGGAAGACCCCGGCGCCTTGTCTACCTGATAGGGTTCACCGGTCAGGTAGGACTCATCCATGCTCCCCTGACCCTCCAGCACCGTACCGTCCACCGGGGCGGTTTCATGGGGAAAGATCACCAGACGATCCCCAATGGCGATCTCGTCAAGGGCGACTTCCTCAATTTGCTCACCGGTCTGGCGATGGGCGACACTGGGCATCCGCTTGGCCAACGCCTCAAGGACAGAGGAGGCCTTGCGCAAGGCAAATTGTTCCAGGGTTTGCCCGCCTGCCATCATCAGGACAATCAGCGTTCCGGCCAGATACTCTCCCAGGGCCAGACTGGTCAGCAGGGCCAGCACGGCCAGAATATCGGCACCGAAGTCTTTCTTGAGCGTTTTCCTAAAGACCTGAAGGGTCAAGGGAATGGCGCTTATGGCCAAAACGGCCTGAAGCGGCAGCAGGGAGCAGGGGAGCCCCAGTCGCCAGAATAGCCCATGCAGCAATAACCCCACAAGGGTGATTAGGGTAAGTATCGCTGACCAGTGTGGAGAGGTTTTCATCGGTGCATTATGTTATTGATATTTATTGTAGGAAGATTCATAGCGCAACGCTTTGATGTGATGTTAACACTTGGCCTTATGCGCCAAATTGACATTTTAGCCCAGAATCCTCACACCAGAAGGCCCCAATGGTTCATGCGCAGCTTGACTTAATGAAACCGGCTCTTTTTAACCACTCCCCCTTCCACGTCCGAAAGGGTGTGCATCATGATAAAGGCGTTTTCATCGATGTCACGGGCGGCATTTTTAATTAATGCGATTTCAAGGCGGGTGACCACGCAGAAGAGAATATCCTGCGCCTCGTTGCTGGAGCCTCTGCGGCCTTGATATACCGTGACGCTGCGCTTCAGGTCCCGGACGATGGCTTGACGGATGGCTTCATTCTGGAGGGAAATGATGGTGATGCCAGTAAACTCTTCAAGCCCGTGCAGGATGAAATCAATGGTTCTGGAGGCCGCCAGATAGGTTAAAACCGAGTACAAG containing:
- the dnaE gene encoding DNA polymerase III subunit alpha encodes the protein MSTVRPFVHLHVHTHYSMLDAATRVPDLVKIATANNMPAVAITDHGVMYGAVELYNACKGAGIKAIIGADMYVVDGDITDKSSRQPMHQLVLLCKNEIGYKNLVKIVSRSHLEGFYYKPRINWDILKAHSEGLIALTGDLTGPVARPILRGHLDEARERAQLLQGIFGEDLYIEIVDHGKEPEYRFAVEAVKIAQELGIELVATNDTHFSRPGDETMHNILLCMQQGKTLAESGSRDIYGPQYYIKNGDEMAKLFQFLDAAVRERVLDNTLKIADKIDFKMKQGESILPDYPIPEGTTLESELEREVMETARERFPEITPEIQERLDFELRIINQMGFPAYFLIVADFIRYAREQNIPVGPGRGSAAGSLVAFVLGITDIDPLEHNLLFERFLNPERVSMPDVDIDFCIDRRGDVIEYVRRKYGADRVCQIITYGTLAARAALKAVARVMEIPFAESDKLAKMIPFGPAVKLKDALEDGMELKKLYDTDPKVKELVDLALALEGTAVSVGMHAAGVVISKDALDTIVPVQFTKDGHETGQIVSQYPMGDLEKLGLLKMDFLGLRNLTIIDNTVQMVKQIRGEEVDMRHLPLDDQDVYEILTAGDTDGIFQLESGGMKALVKDLKPSVFEDIGALVALYRPGPLNSGMVKQFVDRKHGRAQVEYKHPALEPLLKDTYGTIVYQEQIMQIAQSLAGYSLGQADLLRRAMGKKKAEIMEQERAGFLAGCEKNNVDLTIANELFDTMSEFAAYCFNRSHSAAYALVAYQTAFLKAHYPVEYLSALLSSVSGDLEKVQFYILACRKMGLKILPPDINKSGQNFTPDGDKAIRFGMATIKNVGVGVVENIIAARTEKPFASLEDFCERVDPKVLNRKTLESLINSGAFTEFGISRKQLFGNVETMTNYAAKCQEQKITGQASLFSLLGGDDEAGGIGGFGGLILSGDPAEYSDEEIQQLEKELLGFYVSSHPLDSLLDKLPMMTSHAIAELKDFPDGVDVVIGGLISSLQKKITKTNRPIWIGKLEDFSSETEFVMFSDAIEKCGERVAEGKKVLIQGRLQFRGDNGDQFSIILNEVHPVDEVQPFHLFFDSAPKWEILQTISTILVKNRGFNPVILNFKDGTRIKAGTKFWINNNNRELVKETLESHFGQILKVG
- a CDS encoding heavy metal translocating P-type ATPase, whose protein sequence is MKTSPHWSAILTLITLVGLLLHGLFWRLGLPCSLLPLQAVLAISAIPLTLQVFRKTLKKDFGADILAVLALLTSLALGEYLAGTLIVLMMAGGQTLEQFALRKASSVLEALAKRMPSVAHRQTGEQIEEVALDEIAIGDRLVIFPHETAPVDGTVLEGQGSMDESYLTGEPYQVDKAPGSSILSGAINGETALVIRAEKRAVDSRYATIMTVMQDAEQKRPSMRRLADQIGTIFTPVALLLALATWAITGEAVRFLAVLVIATPCPLLIAIPITIISAISLAAKRGIIIKDPVVLERLPTCQTAIFDKTGTLTYGKPAVTEILPAPSFQKSALLQAAAGLERYSKHPLASAILEAAARENLPLPKAGEVSEKPGQGLSGLVNGHRWHLTSRHKIDRLWPQLAANLPPVAAGLECVLLCDDQYAGLFRLRDAPRAEGHSFIGHLGPSHRFKKVLLLSGDRASEVAYLAEVLGIQNTLAEQSPEQKVAIVRAETALAPTLFMGDGINDAPALATATVGLAFGQHSSVTSEAAGAVILENTLVKVDELLHISLLLRRIALQCAIGGMVLSLLGMGLAALGYLSPVQGALVQEAIDLLAILNALRLAWRPRIAIDMAC